The [Clostridium] scindens ATCC 35704 nucleotide sequence GTCTCGCAGACAATCTGCGCCTCATCAATCCAGCCTTTTTGTGCCGCTGCCTTGATCATGGCATATTCTCCGCTGACACTGTAGGCGGCAATCGGAAGATTTGTGGCCTCTTTCGCGCGGGCGATTATATCCAGATACGCAAGCGCCGGCTTCACCATAATAATATCTGCGCCTTCTTCTTCATCTAAAAGCACTTCCTTAATGCCTTCCCTGCTATTGTGATAATCCATCTGATAACTTTTCCGGTCTCCGAAAGCCGGAGCAGAATCAGCCGCATCCCTGAATGGGGCATAGAATCCGGACGCATATTTGACGGCATAGGACATAATCGGCGTATTTACATAATTATTTTCATCCAGCGTCTTTCTTATGGCCTTTACCCTCCCATCCATCATATCGGAAGGCGCTACCATGTCAGCACCGGCCTGCACATGCGACAACGCCGTCTTGGCAAGCACCTTCAGCGTGGAGTCATTCTCTACGCTGCTGCCGCATAGCATTCCGCAATGGCCGTGGGAGGTGTATTCGCACAGGCATACATCCGTAATATAGTACAAGTCCGGAAAGCGTCTCTTCGCCTCCTTCAGCGCCCTCTGGATGATTCCATCCTCCGCGTATGCCTGGCTCGCCTTCTCATCCTTATGTGCGGGAATCCCGAACAGCATAACCGCATTGACGCCGGCATCGCTTACCTGTTCCAGTTCATAGAACATCTGGTCAACGCTGTATCTGTACTGGCCGATCATGGAAGGAATCTCTTCTCGGATTCCCTCTCCTTCTCTTACAAACATTGGATAGATCAGCGAGGATTTGTCTATCCTCGTCTCTCTCACCATTTTCCTTAGTACTTCATTCTGCCTTAATCTTCTAGGTCTCTTTATCATCTTTCTGTCCTAATCCTTTCTATCAGTGTTATCAAGTCGTCAATCGTGGCCTTGCTGGCCACATAACAATCCAAGCCGTATTTTTGGGCCGTACAGGCTGTCTGCTTCCCGATGCATGCAGCCTTGATCTTCGAATAGTCGGCGCCCTTACTGACGTCGGCAAATCCTTCGACCGTGGAACTGCTGGTAAACGCAACGCAGTCAATCTTTCCCTTTTCAATCTCTTCCTTCAGGTCGAACCCTTTGCATTGCTGGTATATAGTGGTATAAATCGGAATATCATCCACCATGGCTTTTGCCTCCTGCAAAATCGGCACCAGCTGCGGATTCGCTATGGCCGCTCTTGGCACAAGTATCTTCTTTTCCTCTATATCCTGCCCGGCCAGCAGCCTTGCAAGGGACACTCCGTCATAGACCTTAGGCATCAGATCTGCATGAATGCCTTTCTGCCTTAAGGCCCGTGCCGTCCCTTCGCCGATCACGGCAAATTTTGCCGCATGCAGGCGGCGGACATCCACCTTCGCCTTCTCCATCTCCTCAAAGAATATACGCACGCCAATCTGGCTGGTAAAAACAATCCAGTCATATTCTTCGATCTTCTCAAAACTCTGCCTCAGCCGGTGGTTCTCCTTCACCGGAATCGTATCGATTGCCGGGACTTCCAGCACATCCGCACCCAGCAGCCGTAACTTCTCTGCCATAGATGACGCCAGTTCCCTTGGCCTTGTCACCAGAACCCGCATTCCCATCAGGGGAAGTTCTTCATACCAGGAAAGCGTCTCTGACAGCGCGCATACCTTTCCTACCACAATAATCGCGGGCGGACGTATGTCTGCCTCTGTTGCAGCATCCGGCAGACGCGCTACTGTGGACACCACCTTCTTCTGGCCGGCAGTGGTTCCATCCTGGAGTACCGCCGCAGGCATCTCGGGATCTATCCCTGCTTCCAGAAGGCTGGCCATGATCTGCGGAAGCGCTGTTACCCCCATCAAAAATACCAGCGTTCCTTCCGATTCCACCAGTGCCCGGTAATTGACCGGCTGTTCCTGTCCTTCCTTCTGATGCCCAGTCACGATATGCAGGGAAGATGCATAATCCCTGTGGGTAACCGGAATTCCATTGTATGCCGGGACTGCCAGGGAAGAGGTCACTCCCGGCACTACCTCAAATGGAATTTTATGGCGCGCCAGTTCCTCCAATTCTTCTCCGCCTCTTCCGAACAGAAACGGATCCCCCCCCTTAAGCCGCGCTACCTTGCAGCCTTTTTTCGCCTCCCTGACCAGAATCTGGTTGATCTCCTCCTGTGGTATGGGATGATGACCCGCCACTTTTCCAACGTCGATAAAGGTCTTCTCCTTTCGGATTGACGCCAGGATATCCTTGCCAACCAGATGGTCATATACGACTACATCCGCATCCTCCAGCACTGCCTGCCCTTTCACCGTCATAAGTCCGATATCTCCCGGGCCTGCTCCTACCAGCCATACTTTTCCCTGGCATTTCTGTCTTTGTTCTAAATCAGGATTCCCATATTCTGCTTCCATGCTGATAGCCAGCTCCCTTCCGATCTTCTCTGCTTCTTCTACCGGGCCGCTTTTCGAACCGATGGCATAATTCCCTGTCTCTTCCATATAGTAAAGGCCTTTCATCAAGAGCTGGCCATCTATCACTTCCCCATAGGCTGCAACTGGCGAGGAACAGCCACCGTCCAGATACCGGACAAAAGCCCTTTCCCCCTTGGCAATATATGCATCTTCTTTTTTGCCGTATCCTTCCAGAAAATCATAATTCATGTCTATCCTCCCCTGCACCGCCATCGTTCCCTGTCCTGCAGCAGGAAGGATCTCATCCGTGGAAAAGTACCGGCTGATCCGGTACTCAAGCCCCAGCCTTTTCAGGCCTGCCGCTGCCAGAATCAGCGCGTCATATTCTCCCCGGTCGAGTTTTTCAAGCCTGGTGATCACGTTCCCTCTGACGCTTCTGAACTCAGCCTCTTTAAACAGCCTCTTTGCCTGGATCCTTCTCCTGAAGGAGGAGCAGCCGATGATCCCGCGTCCATCCCATTCTTCCACGCCTTTTGGAAGCACCAGCACATCACGCACATCTTCTCTGGGGGAATATCGCACGATTGGAATCACCTTTGATTCATCCATCGGCATATCTTTCAAGCTATGTACTGCCAGATCTATCCGTCCGTCAAGCAGCGCCTTATCCAGTTCCTTCACAAA carries:
- the cobA gene encoding uroporphyrinogen-III C-methyltransferase, translating into MSRKIVVGSRESRLAIIQTEKVMEHIRRSHPKIELEMMTMETTGDKRLDVTLDQIGGKGLFVKELDKALLDGRIDLAVHSLKDMPMDESKVIPIVRYSPREDVRDVLVLPKGVEEWDGRGIIGCSSFRRRIQAKRLFKEAEFRSVRGNVITRLEKLDRGEYDALILAAAGLKRLGLEYRISRYFSTDEILPAAGQGTMAVQGRIDMNYDFLEGYGKKEDAYIAKGERAFVRYLDGGCSSPVAAYGEVIDGQLLMKGLYYMEETGNYAIGSKSGPVEEAEKIGRELAISMEAEYGNPDLEQRQKCQGKVWLVGAGPGDIGLMTVKGQAVLEDADVVVYDHLVGKDILASIRKEKTFIDVGKVAGHHPIPQEEINQILVREAKKGCKVARLKGGDPFLFGRGGEELEELARHKIPFEVVPGVTSSLAVPAYNGIPVTHRDYASSLHIVTGHQKEGQEQPVNYRALVESEGTLVFLMGVTALPQIMASLLEAGIDPEMPAAVLQDGTTAGQKKVVSTVARLPDAATEADIRPPAIIVVGKVCALSETLSWYEELPLMGMRVLVTRPRELASSMAEKLRLLGADVLEVPAIDTIPVKENHRLRQSFEKIEEYDWIVFTSQIGVRIFFEEMEKAKVDVRRLHAAKFAVIGEGTARALRQKGIHADLMPKVYDGVSLARLLAGQDIEEKKILVPRAAIANPQLVPILQEAKAMVDDIPIYTTIYQQCKGFDLKEEIEKGKIDCVAFTSSSTVEGFADVSKGADYSKIKAACIGKQTACTAQKYGLDCYVASKATIDDLITLIERIRTER
- the hemB gene encoding porphobilinogen synthase, producing MIKRPRRLRQNEVLRKMVRETRIDKSSLIYPMFVREGEGIREEIPSMIGQYRYSVDQMFYELEQVSDAGVNAVMLFGIPAHKDEKASQAYAEDGIIQRALKEAKRRFPDLYYITDVCLCEYTSHGHCGMLCGSSVENDSTLKVLAKTALSHVQAGADMVAPSDMMDGRVKAIRKTLDENNYVNTPIMSYAVKYASGFYAPFRDAADSAPAFGDRKSYQMDYHNSREGIKEVLLDEEEGADIIMVKPALAYLDIIARAKEATNLPIAAYSVSGEYAMIKAAAQKGWIDEAQIVCETAVAAYRAGAQSYLTYFAKELAGYMEEGRIG